A window of Halomonas sp. GFAJ-1 contains these coding sequences:
- a CDS encoding 3-isopropylmalate dehydratase large subunit → MSGQTLYDKLWNQHLVKQRDDGTALIYIDRQLLHEVTSPQAFEGLRLANRKPWRLDANLATPDHNVPTTVKERAEGNSGIKDPVSLIQVQTLDDNCLEYGIEEFKINDPRQGIVHVVGPEQGATLPGMTVVCGDSHTATHGAFGALAHGIGTSEVEHVMATQCLLAQKMKNMQVRVEGELGLGVTAKDVVLAIIGKIGTAGGTGYAIEFAGSAIASLSMEGRMTVCNMAIEAGARVGLIAVDDTTINYLAERPFAPTAAQWEAAVADWRSLVSDGDAQFDKVVTLSAEEIEPQVSWGTSPEMVTGISGHVPDPQAAQDETVQRSHTRALEYMGLQANQKITDIKLDKVFIGSCTNSRIEDLREAAKVAKGNKVADSIKLAMVVPGSGLVKRQAEAEGLDKIFIEAGFEWREPGCSMCLAMNADKLGAGEHCASTSNRNFEGRQGYGGRTHLVSPAMAAAAAIAGHFVDVRTLPANDATHAQEA, encoded by the coding sequence ATGTCAGGTCAAACCCTTTACGACAAACTCTGGAACCAGCATTTGGTGAAGCAGCGTGACGACGGCACCGCGCTGATTTACATCGATCGCCAACTGCTCCACGAAGTGACCTCGCCCCAGGCGTTTGAAGGCCTGCGGTTGGCTAACCGTAAGCCCTGGCGTTTGGATGCCAACTTGGCAACGCCAGACCACAACGTGCCTACCACGGTGAAAGAGCGCGCTGAGGGCAACAGCGGGATTAAAGACCCGGTGTCGTTAATCCAGGTGCAAACCCTGGACGACAACTGCCTTGAGTACGGTATTGAAGAGTTCAAAATTAACGATCCACGCCAAGGTATTGTGCACGTGGTCGGCCCCGAGCAGGGCGCCACCTTGCCGGGCATGACCGTGGTATGTGGTGACTCCCACACCGCCACCCACGGCGCGTTTGGGGCTTTGGCCCACGGTATCGGCACCTCCGAAGTTGAGCACGTTATGGCGACCCAGTGCTTGCTGGCGCAGAAAATGAAGAACATGCAGGTGCGTGTTGAAGGTGAGCTTGGCCTGGGCGTAACGGCAAAAGATGTGGTGCTGGCGATTATCGGCAAGATCGGTACCGCTGGTGGTACGGGCTACGCCATTGAGTTTGCGGGCAGCGCCATTGCGTCGCTCTCCATGGAAGGCCGCATGACCGTGTGCAACATGGCGATTGAAGCCGGTGCCCGCGTGGGGTTGATCGCCGTTGACGATACGACGATTAACTACCTTGCCGAGCGCCCCTTTGCGCCCACAGCCGCGCAGTGGGAAGCCGCCGTGGCGGACTGGCGTTCGCTGGTGTCGGATGGCGATGCCCAGTTCGATAAAGTGGTCACCCTGAGCGCGGAAGAGATTGAGCCACAGGTAAGCTGGGGCACCAGCCCTGAAATGGTCACCGGTATTTCTGGCCACGTACCCGACCCGCAGGCTGCGCAAGATGAAACTGTGCAGCGCAGCCACACCCGTGCGCTTGAGTACATGGGCCTGCAGGCGAATCAAAAAATTACTGATATTAAGTTGGATAAAGTGTTTATCGGTTCCTGCACCAACTCGCGCATTGAAGACCTGCGTGAAGCGGCTAAAGTAGCCAAAGGTAATAAAGTAGCGGATTCGATTAAGCTTGCTATGGTGGTGCCGGGTTCTGGCTTGGTGAAGCGCCAGGCGGAAGCGGAAGGCTTGGACAAGATTTTCATCGAAGCGGGCTTTGAGTGGCGCGAGCCGGGTTGCTCCATGTGTTTGGCCATGAACGCCGATAAGTTGGGCGCGGGCGAGCACTGTGCCTCTACCTCTAACCGTAACTTCGAAGGGCGCCAGGGCTACGGTGGTCGGACCCACTTAGTTAGCCCTGCGATGGCAGCGGCAGCGGCAATTGCTGGTCATTTTGTTGATGTGCGCACTTTACCTGCTAACGACGCTACCCACGCCCAGGAGGCCTAA
- a CDS encoding aspartate-semialdehyde dehydrogenase, producing the protein MLKVGFVGWRGMVGSVLMQRMQEDGDFKGIEPIFFTTSQVGQPGPDIGVDVPPLKDAFDIDALKALDVVVTCQGGDYTKPVYKDLREAGWKGYWIDAASTLRMEDEATIILDPVNRHVIDAQLAKGAKTFVGGNCTVSLMLMGLGGLFEADMVEWMTSMTYQAASGSGAKHMRELLNQMGQLRDSVGEELKDTSSAILDIDRKVTAAMRGNDFPTDNFAAPLAGSLLPWIDTKLDNGQSREEWKGSVETNKILGLENNPIPIDGLCVRIGAMRSHSQAFTIKLKQDVPLDEIEDRIAKHNEWVKLIPNDKDATIAGLTPAAATGTLQIPVGRLRKLNMGGEYLSAFSVGDQLLWGAAEPLKRMLKILREQ; encoded by the coding sequence ATGTTGAAAGTCGGTTTCGTGGGATGGCGCGGTATGGTTGGCTCTGTGCTGATGCAGCGCATGCAGGAAGATGGTGATTTTAAAGGCATTGAGCCGATTTTCTTCACCACTTCCCAAGTCGGCCAGCCGGGACCCGACATCGGCGTCGACGTGCCTCCCCTCAAAGATGCGTTCGATATTGACGCGCTAAAAGCCCTTGATGTAGTGGTTACCTGTCAAGGTGGCGATTACACCAAGCCGGTTTACAAAGACCTGCGTGAAGCGGGCTGGAAAGGCTACTGGATTGATGCCGCCAGCACCCTGCGCATGGAAGATGAAGCGACCATCATTCTTGATCCGGTTAACCGCCATGTGATTGATGCCCAGCTAGCCAAAGGCGCGAAAACCTTCGTGGGCGGCAACTGTACCGTAAGCTTAATGCTGATGGGCTTGGGCGGGCTGTTTGAAGCCGATATGGTCGAGTGGATGACCTCCATGACCTACCAAGCGGCGTCCGGCTCCGGTGCCAAACACATGCGCGAGCTGCTGAACCAAATGGGCCAGCTGCGTGATAGCGTCGGTGAAGAGTTAAAAGACACCTCTAGCGCGATCCTCGACATCGACCGCAAAGTGACGGCCGCCATGCGTGGCAATGATTTCCCCACTGATAACTTCGCAGCGCCCTTGGCAGGCAGCCTGCTGCCGTGGATCGATACCAAGCTCGATAACGGCCAGAGCCGTGAAGAGTGGAAGGGCAGCGTTGAGACCAACAAGATTCTGGGCCTAGAGAATAATCCGATTCCCATTGATGGTCTCTGTGTGCGCATCGGTGCCATGCGCTCTCACAGCCAGGCGTTCACCATTAAGCTGAAGCAAGATGTGCCGCTTGATGAGATTGAAGACCGCATTGCCAAGCACAATGAGTGGGTTAAGCTGATCCCCAACGATAAAGATGCCACCATTGCTGGCCTAACGCCTGCTGCCGCAACGGGCACGCTGCAGATTCCGGTAGGGCGCCTGCGTAAGCTTAATATGGGCGGCGAATACCTTTCTGCATTCAGCGTGGGCGACCAGCTGCTGTGGGGTGCTGCTGAGCCGCTTAAGCGTATGCTGAAGATTCTGCGCGAGCAGTAA
- a CDS encoding 3-isopropylmalate dehydrogenase produces the protein MTHKVLLLPGDGIGPEIAAQAARLLNACQEAGLDIEVEEGLVGGSAYDVHGEPLPAETLEKAKAASAILLGAVGGPKWDKLEDLTKRPEKGLLGLRKNLGLFGNLRPAMLYPQLASASSLKPELVAGLDIMIVRELTGGIYFGQPRGIEVRNGERVGFNTYIYSESEIERIGRVAFEMAQKRGKKLCSVDKANVLEVTILWREVMERLAPEYPDVELSHMYVDNAAMQLVRAPKQFDVMVTGNMFGDILSDAAAMLTGSIGMLPSASLNESGQGMYEPCHGSAPDIAGQNIANPLAMMLSVAMMLRYSLNETAMAERIEAAVGSVLDDGLRTADIASEGTRRVSTVEMGDAVLAAFAKQ, from the coding sequence ATGACTCATAAAGTGTTACTGCTGCCCGGTGATGGTATCGGTCCGGAGATCGCGGCCCAGGCGGCGCGTTTGTTAAACGCCTGCCAAGAAGCGGGCTTGGATATAGAGGTAGAAGAGGGCCTGGTGGGCGGCTCGGCCTACGACGTACACGGCGAGCCGCTCCCGGCGGAAACCCTTGAGAAAGCCAAAGCTGCCAGCGCCATTCTGCTAGGTGCGGTGGGTGGCCCCAAGTGGGACAAGCTCGAAGACCTAACCAAGCGCCCCGAAAAAGGCCTGCTGGGGCTGCGTAAGAACCTGGGCCTGTTCGGCAACCTGCGCCCGGCGATGCTTTACCCGCAGTTGGCCAGCGCCTCCAGCCTGAAGCCTGAGCTAGTGGCTGGGCTGGATATTATGATCGTCCGTGAGCTAACCGGCGGCATCTACTTCGGTCAGCCCCGTGGTATTGAAGTGCGCAATGGCGAACGGGTGGGTTTTAACACTTACATCTATTCCGAAAGCGAGATTGAACGCATCGGCCGCGTGGCGTTTGAAATGGCCCAGAAGCGTGGCAAAAAGCTATGTTCGGTAGATAAAGCCAACGTGTTGGAAGTGACGATTTTATGGCGTGAAGTGATGGAGCGCCTGGCGCCGGAGTACCCGGATGTGGAGCTTTCCCACATGTACGTGGATAACGCCGCCATGCAATTGGTGCGCGCGCCGAAGCAGTTTGATGTGATGGTGACCGGCAACATGTTTGGCGATATTCTCTCTGACGCCGCTGCTATGCTCACCGGCTCTATCGGTATGCTGCCGTCTGCATCGCTCAACGAGAGCGGGCAGGGCATGTACGAGCCTTGCCATGGCAGCGCCCCGGATATCGCTGGGCAAAACATCGCTAACCCGCTGGCTATGATGCTTTCGGTGGCGATGATGCTGCGCTACTCGCTGAATGAAACAGCGATGGCCGAGCGCATTGAAGCCGCCGTGGGCAGTGTGTTGGATGATGGCCTGCGCACTGCCGATATCGCATCAGAAGGCACTCGTCGCGTTTCCACCGTGGAAATGGGCGATGCAGTGCTCGCGGCCTTTGCCAAGCAGTAA
- a CDS encoding addiction module toxin RelE encodes MVKATSVLQTPTFKKAVKKLKPNQKKDLDLAIKELMTNPSIGEQKQGDLTFLRVHKFKMNKQLTLLGYSFDDGALVLELMALGSHENFYRDIKRKK; translated from the coding sequence TTGGTTAAGGCCACGAGTGTATTACAAACTCCTACATTCAAAAAGGCGGTAAAGAAACTCAAGCCCAACCAGAAAAAAGACCTTGATTTGGCCATTAAAGAGCTAATGACCAACCCCAGCATTGGCGAGCAGAAGCAAGGCGACCTGACCTTTCTGCGAGTCCATAAATTCAAAATGAACAAGCAGCTCACTCTGCTGGGTTACAGCTTTGACGATGGCGCTCTTGTCCTTGAATTGATGGCCCTGGGCTCACACGAAAATTTCTACCGCGATATTAAGCGTAAGAAGTGA
- a CDS encoding DNA polymerase III subunit delta yields MKVFSDQLPAALAKKLPKAVIVAGDEPLQHRDACDAVRLAARQAGIEEREVLDVEANFAWGRLLETASNLSLFASNKLLELRLGHHKLGQEGSKALAQYAEMMDGNDDLLLVSMGKLDAKQQKSVWFKALDKQGLFVPVWPVDVSRLGYWLRDRASLHGLQIELDAARLLGERTEGNLLAADQELQKLALIYPQNTRLNAEHIAQGVEDSSRFDVFNLADACLKGEPSRASKIVTGLKSEGVEAPIVLWALSRELRTLLSLHQHLDQGQSFEHACKTQKPMIFDKRRPAYQKAISRLSMKRLHKLLLMAQRLDLSVKGASQVPLWPGLHDLAITMAGAKGLLAETPWTYRISANN; encoded by the coding sequence GTGAAGGTATTTTCCGACCAGCTACCTGCTGCGCTAGCCAAGAAGCTGCCTAAAGCGGTTATTGTGGCCGGTGATGAACCCCTGCAACACCGCGATGCCTGCGATGCCGTGCGCTTAGCCGCCAGGCAAGCAGGCATCGAAGAGCGGGAAGTTCTCGACGTTGAAGCTAATTTTGCTTGGGGGCGCCTATTGGAAACCGCCAGCAATCTTTCTCTGTTTGCTTCTAACAAACTTCTAGAACTGCGTTTAGGCCACCATAAGCTCGGCCAGGAGGGTAGCAAAGCCCTGGCGCAATACGCTGAGATGATGGATGGCAACGATGACCTACTGCTCGTCAGTATGGGCAAGCTGGATGCCAAACAGCAAAAAAGCGTATGGTTTAAAGCACTGGATAAACAGGGCCTGTTCGTGCCGGTGTGGCCCGTTGATGTATCTCGCTTAGGCTACTGGCTACGGGATCGCGCCTCGCTCCACGGGCTGCAGATTGAGCTAGATGCGGCGCGCCTGCTTGGCGAACGTACCGAAGGCAACTTGCTGGCTGCAGATCAGGAGCTGCAAAAGCTTGCCCTTATCTATCCGCAAAACACCCGTCTTAACGCAGAACATATAGCCCAGGGCGTTGAGGATAGCTCCCGTTTTGATGTTTTTAACTTGGCAGACGCCTGCTTGAAAGGCGAGCCTAGTCGCGCGTCTAAAATCGTGACCGGTTTAAAAAGCGAAGGGGTAGAAGCCCCCATTGTGCTTTGGGCGCTAAGCCGCGAGCTGCGCACCCTGCTCTCTCTACACCAGCACCTAGACCAAGGCCAAAGCTTTGAGCACGCCTGCAAAACTCAAAAGCCGATGATTTTTGATAAACGACGCCCCGCCTACCAAAAAGCCATTAGCCGCCTATCCATGAAGCGCCTGCACAAGCTTCTATTGATGGCCCAACGTTTGGACCTTTCCGTAAAAGGCGCATCACAGGTGCCGCTATGGCCAGGGCTTCACGACCTCGCCATTACCATGGCCGGTGCAAAAGGCCTTTTAGCTGAAACGCCCTGGACCTATCGCATTAGTGCAAATAATTAG
- a CDS encoding leucine--tRNA ligase — protein MDAQYSPREIERDAQQYWDKHQCFKAVEDANREKFYCLSMFPYPSGKLHMGHVRNYTIGDVVSRFQRMKGKNVMQPMGWDAFGMPAENAAIQNQVPPAKWTYQNIDYMRNQLKALGFAYDWSREFATCDTSYYRWEQWFFTKLVEKGLVYKKMSTVNWDPVDQTVLANEQVIDGCGWRSGAPVERKEIPLWFLKITDYADELLADLDNVEWPEQVKTMQRNWIGKSRGVEMTFEIQAEDGSTCEPLAVYTTRPDTLMGVTYVAVAAGHPLAKQAAAHNSELAAFCDECAKGGTSEAEMATKEKLGMLTGHKAIHPLTGDEVPVFVANFVLMEFGTGAVMAVPAHDQRDWEFATKYGVELKPVVADEHGNTPDISEGAYTEHGTLIHSGEFDGLEFQAAFDAIAAKLAELGRGEVKTNYRLRDWGIARQRYWGAPIPVKYGPEGQTVPLSDEELPVALPMEVTVDASGSPLKRMPEFSELGDGWVRETDTFDTFMESSWYFARFCCADNHEAMLDERANYWLPVDLYIGGIEHAILHLLYARFFHKLLRDFGMLDSDEPFQQLLTQGMVIAETFYRVKDNGGKEWFNPADVEVKRDEKGRPLSALLMSDGQPVEMGGIEKMSKSKNNGVDPQSMIDKFGADTVRLFMMFAAPPEQSLEWSDSGVEGAHRFLKRIWRQVTEHLAAGTPGELTIEALNDEQKALRRKTHETIKKASDDIGRRTTFNTAIAAVMELSNAVGKFDDTSELGLAVSREALEACVLLLAPITPHLCHSLWQQLGYEQPAIEAQWPKVDEAALTRDSIELVVQVNGKLRARLEAPASADKAAIETLAMENENVQRHLEGKTVRKVIVVPGKLVNIVVSG, from the coding sequence ATGGACGCACAATACAGCCCCCGCGAAATTGAACGTGACGCTCAGCAGTACTGGGACAAACACCAGTGCTTTAAAGCCGTAGAAGACGCCAACCGCGAGAAGTTCTACTGCCTTTCCATGTTCCCCTACCCCAGCGGTAAGCTGCACATGGGCCACGTGCGTAACTACACTATCGGCGACGTTGTATCTCGTTTCCAGCGCATGAAGGGTAAAAATGTCATGCAGCCCATGGGCTGGGACGCCTTCGGCATGCCGGCGGAAAATGCCGCTATTCAAAACCAAGTGCCCCCCGCTAAGTGGACCTACCAAAACATTGATTACATGCGTAACCAGTTGAAGGCACTGGGCTTTGCCTACGACTGGAGCCGTGAGTTCGCCACCTGCGATACCAGCTACTACCGCTGGGAGCAGTGGTTCTTCACCAAGCTGGTGGAAAAAGGCTTGGTCTATAAGAAGATGTCGACGGTGAACTGGGATCCGGTGGACCAAACCGTACTGGCCAATGAGCAAGTCATTGACGGCTGCGGCTGGCGTTCCGGCGCGCCGGTAGAGCGTAAAGAGATCCCGCTGTGGTTCTTGAAGATTACCGACTACGCCGATGAGCTACTGGCGGATTTGGATAACGTCGAGTGGCCCGAGCAGGTCAAAACCATGCAGCGCAACTGGATTGGTAAATCCCGCGGCGTTGAGATGACCTTTGAAATACAGGCGGAAGACGGCAGCACCTGCGAGCCGCTGGCGGTGTACACCACCCGCCCAGATACGCTGATGGGTGTCACCTATGTAGCCGTGGCCGCTGGCCACCCGCTGGCGAAGCAGGCAGCCGCACACAACAGTGAATTGGCGGCGTTTTGTGACGAGTGCGCTAAAGGTGGCACCTCAGAAGCGGAGATGGCCACCAAAGAGAAGCTGGGCATGCTCACAGGGCACAAAGCTATTCACCCGCTGACCGGCGATGAAGTGCCGGTATTTGTGGCTAACTTTGTACTCATGGAGTTCGGCACCGGCGCGGTCATGGCCGTACCCGCCCACGACCAGCGCGACTGGGAGTTTGCTACCAAATACGGCGTTGAACTGAAGCCGGTGGTGGCCGATGAACACGGCAACACGCCGGATATCTCGGAAGGCGCGTACACGGAACACGGCACGCTGATTCATTCCGGCGAGTTTGATGGCCTGGAGTTCCAAGCGGCGTTTGACGCCATTGCCGCGAAGCTTGCTGAGCTTGGCCGTGGCGAAGTAAAAACCAACTACCGCCTGCGCGATTGGGGTATTGCCCGCCAACGTTACTGGGGCGCTCCCATTCCCGTGAAGTACGGCCCGGAAGGCCAAACTGTGCCGCTCTCTGATGAGGAGCTGCCGGTAGCACTCCCCATGGAAGTGACAGTCGACGCTTCTGGTTCGCCGCTTAAGAGAATGCCGGAGTTTTCTGAGCTGGGCGATGGCTGGGTGCGGGAAACCGATACCTTCGACACCTTTATGGAGTCCTCCTGGTACTTCGCCCGCTTCTGCTGTGCGGATAACCACGAAGCGATGCTGGATGAGCGCGCCAACTACTGGCTGCCGGTGGATCTCTACATTGGCGGTATTGAGCACGCGATTCTGCATCTCCTTTACGCTCGATTCTTCCATAAACTGCTGCGCGATTTCGGCATGTTGGACTCCGACGAGCCGTTCCAGCAGCTGTTAACTCAGGGCATGGTGATCGCAGAGACCTTCTACCGCGTTAAAGATAATGGCGGTAAAGAGTGGTTTAACCCCGCTGATGTAGAAGTGAAGCGCGACGAGAAAGGCCGCCCACTAAGCGCCCTATTAATGAGCGACGGCCAGCCCGTTGAGATGGGCGGCATCGAGAAGATGTCCAAGTCGAAAAACAACGGCGTTGACCCGCAGTCGATGATCGACAAATTCGGTGCTGACACCGTGCGCCTGTTTATGATGTTTGCCGCACCGCCAGAACAGTCGCTGGAGTGGTCGGATTCCGGCGTGGAAGGCGCGCATCGCTTCTTGAAGCGGATTTGGCGCCAGGTTACCGAGCATCTTGCTGCGGGCACACCGGGCGAACTGACCATTGAAGCGCTGAACGACGAGCAAAAAGCGCTGCGCCGTAAAACCCACGAGACGATCAAGAAAGCCAGTGATGACATTGGCCGCCGTACCACCTTCAATACCGCTATTGCTGCGGTGATGGAGTTGTCTAACGCGGTGGGTAAGTTCGACGATACGTCTGAACTTGGCTTAGCGGTTAGCCGTGAAGCACTTGAAGCATGTGTGCTGCTGCTGGCCCCCATCACCCCGCACCTGTGCCACAGCCTGTGGCAGCAGCTGGGCTATGAGCAGCCCGCCATTGAAGCCCAGTGGCCAAAAGTGGATGAAGCCGCGCTTACCCGGGATAGCATTGAGCTGGTCGTGCAGGTTAACGGTAAACTACGCGCCCGCCTGGAAGCACCGGCAAGCGCCGATAAAGCAGCCATTGAGACGCTTGCGATGGAGAACGAAAACGTCCAGCGCCACCTTGAAGGTAAAACGGTACGCAAAGTGATCGTGGTACCCGGCAAGCTGGTTAACATCGTGGTGAGTGGATGA
- a CDS encoding GCN5 family acetyltransferase codes for MELKFRETREADIEQLFAVRGRTRENPIPKERLAVMGITPKSTAAAMKAGAICSWVSVHEHQVVGFCSGDLSSGEVLVLAVLPEYEGRGVGRQLLSHVVQDLRTRGQHTRLWLAASPDPRIRAHGFYRTHGWNPTGEWDANGDEILVLGLPQPTAA; via the coding sequence TTGGAGTTGAAGTTTCGGGAAACGCGTGAGGCAGATATTGAACAGCTGTTCGCTGTGCGGGGCCGAACCAGAGAGAATCCGATTCCGAAGGAGCGGCTCGCCGTTATGGGCATCACCCCCAAATCTACTGCCGCCGCTATGAAAGCGGGGGCGATCTGCAGCTGGGTGTCTGTTCATGAACATCAGGTTGTTGGATTTTGCAGTGGCGACCTGTCTTCGGGAGAGGTTCTTGTGCTTGCCGTATTGCCTGAATACGAAGGCAGGGGCGTAGGCAGGCAACTCCTGTCGCACGTTGTTCAGGACTTGCGAACACGGGGGCAGCACACTCGGCTCTGGCTGGCAGCCTCGCCAGATCCCAGAATCCGAGCGCACGGCTTCTATCGAACTCATGGATGGAACCCCACTGGCGAATGGGATGCTAACGGAGACGAAATCCTCGTGCTAGGATTGCCTCAACCAACAGCAGCCTAA
- a CDS encoding LysR family transcriptional regulator has product MDTQSLQAFLAVAEAQSFSRAAEQLHLTQPAVSKRIATLEELLGTRLFDRIGRRIALTEAGSVLLPKAQHILFTVDDSRRALANLSGQVGGRLTLATSHHIGLHRLPPLLKQYTQRHPEVALDLRFLDSELAYQGIVDGTLEIAIVTLAPHPVEQLHVVELWRDRLCFVCATDHPLAARVRQSPGPLSLTELCEFNCVMPGAKTFTRTLIGHRFIEAGLTLPVSMSTNYLETLKMMCSVGLGWSLLPENMIDSELVELPVDTAPIHRPLGYLVHTNRTLSNAARKMIEELENTRGARK; this is encoded by the coding sequence GTGGACACTCAAAGCCTGCAAGCGTTTCTGGCAGTTGCCGAAGCCCAAAGTTTCTCCCGTGCAGCGGAGCAGCTGCACCTGACCCAGCCTGCGGTGAGCAAGCGCATTGCCACCCTAGAGGAGTTGCTAGGCACGCGGCTATTCGACCGAATTGGGCGGCGCATTGCGCTGACGGAAGCGGGTAGCGTGCTGCTGCCTAAAGCCCAGCACATCCTGTTTACGGTAGACGATAGCCGCCGTGCGCTGGCTAACCTTTCTGGCCAAGTGGGCGGACGGTTAACCTTGGCCACTAGCCACCATATTGGCCTGCACCGCCTGCCGCCCCTGCTAAAGCAATACACCCAGCGCCACCCAGAGGTAGCCCTAGACTTACGCTTTCTGGATTCCGAACTGGCTTACCAAGGCATTGTTGATGGCACCCTGGAAATTGCGATTGTCACCCTCGCCCCTCACCCGGTTGAGCAGCTGCATGTGGTAGAGCTGTGGCGTGATCGGCTCTGCTTTGTTTGCGCCACCGACCATCCGCTGGCAGCGCGCGTTCGCCAAAGCCCCGGCCCACTTAGCCTAACGGAACTGTGTGAATTCAACTGCGTGATGCCGGGGGCCAAAACCTTTACCCGTACACTGATTGGCCATCGCTTTATTGAGGCAGGCCTAACCCTGCCCGTGAGCATGTCGACCAACTACCTAGAAACACTGAAAATGATGTGCAGCGTGGGGCTAGGTTGGAGCCTGCTGCCCGAAAACATGATCGACAGTGAGCTAGTAGAGCTACCGGTAGATACTGCCCCCATCCACCGTCCGCTGGGGTATCTAGTGCATACCAATCGCACGCTTTCTAATGCCGCGAGAAAAATGATTGAAGAGCTGGAAAATACGCGAGGTGCTAGAAAATAG
- a CDS encoding 23S rRNA (adenine(1618)-N(6))-methyltransferase, producing the protein MNTPHRREESRARPVRKDLHPKNLHNQGYDFPALINSHPALAPHVKPNAHGRLSIDFADPLAVKTLNAALLNRYYNIVDWDIPEGALCPPIPGRADYIHYMADLIGLGREQHSVKLLDIGTGANGIYPLLACQIYGWQCVGSDINPESLENVATIITHNPTLKDSFTLRTQHDKNHIFEGIIQAGEFFDVSVCNPPFHASLDEALKGSQLKLNNLARSRGEQKTKKASPTLNFGGQGAELWCKGGEQLFLKKLIRESQLYSTQCRWFSSLVSKIDNVKPAKKLIRKLGAVDCREIEMKQGNKVTRILAWTFI; encoded by the coding sequence GTGAATACCCCCCATCGACGTGAAGAAAGCCGAGCTAGACCTGTTCGTAAAGATCTACACCCGAAGAACCTACACAACCAGGGCTATGACTTTCCTGCCCTCATAAACAGCCATCCAGCACTAGCTCCCCATGTAAAACCGAACGCCCATGGCCGGCTTTCCATCGATTTCGCAGACCCTTTGGCCGTAAAAACGCTCAACGCTGCGTTGTTAAACCGATACTACAATATTGTCGATTGGGATATTCCAGAGGGCGCGCTTTGCCCTCCCATCCCAGGTAGAGCCGACTATATCCATTACATGGCGGATTTAATTGGGCTTGGGCGTGAGCAGCATAGCGTCAAGCTGCTCGATATAGGGACTGGAGCAAATGGCATCTACCCGCTACTAGCCTGCCAAATTTACGGCTGGCAGTGTGTAGGTAGCGACATCAACCCTGAGTCGCTTGAAAACGTAGCCACGATTATCACCCATAACCCCACCCTCAAAGACAGCTTCACGTTGCGCACCCAGCACGATAAAAACCATATTTTTGAAGGGATCATCCAAGCGGGAGAATTCTTTGACGTCAGCGTATGCAACCCACCCTTCCATGCCTCGCTCGATGAAGCACTTAAAGGTAGCCAGCTTAAACTCAATAACCTTGCGCGGAGTCGCGGCGAGCAAAAAACAAAAAAGGCATCCCCCACGCTGAATTTTGGTGGGCAGGGTGCCGAGCTTTGGTGCAAAGGGGGCGAACAGCTGTTTCTTAAAAAGTTAATAAGAGAAAGCCAACTATATTCAACTCAATGCCGCTGGTTTAGCAGCCTGGTTTCAAAAATCGACAATGTTAAGCCTGCCAAGAAGCTGATTCGTAAGCTAGGTGCCGTTGATTGCCGAGAAATAGAGATGAAACAGGGTAATAAGGTGACGAGAATATTGGCCTGGACGTTCATCTGA
- a CDS encoding 3-isopropylmalate dehydratase small subunit has translation MKKFERFEGVVAPLDRANVDTDLIIPKQFLKSIKRTGFGVNLFDELRYLDEGQPGQDCSQRPLNPDFVLNQSRYQGAEVLLARRNFGCGSSREHAPWALEDFGFKVVIAPSFADIFYNNAFKNGILLITLAEEEVDRLFAEAEAREGYQLDVDLENQRVITPSGEILEFEVDEFRKHCLLNGLDDIGITLQDEDAIRSFEEKHRQQRPWLFRQPA, from the coding sequence ATGAAAAAGTTTGAACGTTTTGAAGGGGTGGTAGCGCCGCTTGATCGGGCTAACGTCGACACCGACTTGATCATCCCGAAGCAGTTTTTGAAATCCATTAAGCGTACCGGTTTTGGCGTTAACCTGTTTGATGAGCTGCGCTATTTAGATGAAGGCCAGCCGGGGCAAGATTGTTCCCAGCGCCCGCTGAACCCTGATTTTGTATTGAACCAGTCGCGTTATCAAGGCGCGGAAGTGTTGCTGGCGCGGCGTAACTTTGGCTGCGGAAGCTCCCGTGAACATGCTCCGTGGGCGCTGGAAGATTTTGGCTTTAAAGTTGTCATTGCGCCAAGCTTTGCGGACATTTTCTACAACAACGCCTTTAAGAATGGCATCTTGCTAATCACCCTGGCGGAAGAGGAAGTAGACCGTCTGTTTGCTGAAGCAGAGGCTCGAGAAGGGTATCAACTAGACGTCGATTTAGAGAATCAGCGGGTGATTACCCCCAGCGGTGAAATTCTTGAGTTTGAGGTGGATGAGTTCCGCAAACACTGCCTGCTGAACGGCCTGGACGATATCGGCATCACGCTGCAGGACGAAGACGCAATTCGCAGCTTTGAAGAGAAGCACCGCCAGCAGCGCCCGTGGCTGTTCCGCCAGCCTGCATAA